The Microcebus murinus isolate Inina chromosome 4, M.murinus_Inina_mat1.0, whole genome shotgun sequence genome has a segment encoding these proteins:
- the C4H11orf87 gene encoding uncharacterized protein C11orf87 homolog: MSARAPKELRLALPPCLLNRTFASPNASGSGTANARDSGAGGGGGGGTCITQVGQQLFQSFSSTLVLIVLVTLIFCLIVLSLSTFHIHKRRMKKRKMQRAQEEYERDHCSGSRAGGGLPRPGRQAPNHAKETRLERQPRDSAFCAPSNASSSSSSSSSSSSSSPGLPCQGPCAPPPPPPASSPQGAHAASSCLDTAGEGLLQTVVLS, encoded by the coding sequence ATGAGTGCCCGGGCGCCAAAGGAGCTGAGGCTGGCGCTGCCGCCGTGTCTCCTCAACCGGACCTTTGCTTCCCCCAACGCCAGCGGCAGCGGCACCGCGAATGCCCGCGACTCGGgtgcgggaggcggcggcggcggcggcacctGCATCACGCAGGTGGGACAGCAGCTCTTCCAGTCCTTCTCCTCCACGCTGGTGCTGATTGTCCTGGTCACCCTCATCTTCTGCCTCATCGTGCTGTCCCTCTCCACCTTCCACATCCACAAGCGTAGGATGAAGAAGCGGAAGATGCAGAGGGCGCAGGAGGAATACGAGCGGGATCACTGCAGCGGCAGCCGCGCTGGCGGGGGGCTGCCCCGGCCAGGCAGGCAGGCCCCAAACCACGCGAAAGAAACCCGGCTGGAGAGGCAGCCCCGGGACTCTGCCTTTTGCGCCCCCTCCaacgcctcctcctcctcctcctcgtcgtCGTCCTCTTCCTCTTCGTCCCCTGGCCTGCCGTGCCAGGGCCCCTGTGCTCCTCCGCCTCCACCGCCAGCCTCCAGTCCACAAGGAGCACACGCAGCCTCCTCCTGTTTGGACACAGCTGGCGAGGGCCTTTTGCAAACGGTGGTACTGTCCTGA